In Gigantopelta aegis isolate Gae_Host chromosome 14, Gae_host_genome, whole genome shotgun sequence, the following proteins share a genomic window:
- the LOC121389285 gene encoding UDP-glucuronosyltransferase 2A2-like, translating to MELLVFFALIQMALTSNILMTFTPITSHCMEMAAIGNELIKRGHSVSAYVPNFFNTRYCFQNSEIRIIKFDVSATNAALYQATISTVEKNVVTRDKGIVQAILEVARAVDIVCDGQLSNRNQLDEFKQAGYDVFMTEGLPYTRCYHLVPYYMGVRTVSVSSYIDDFGSGAAFQPYTYPHPIGSYTNEMTAVQRLLNGLHYIILTLTSPIIKPSFDASKHGEPFKSVDQQMLLQNSSLYLENSDYIADYPKANFPNFVQVGGLTARPSAHLPNDLKSYLDNSKTGVILVSFGSMLKIASSIFTKRIVSALNVLPYDVMLKLESNSQEGNVKIVDWIPQNDVLAHPKVRLFVSHCGRNGFFESLYHSVPIICTPLNVDAFQTAIKVKHHRIGTSMDIITSTSQEIVTTIKSVLNDSSIASNMRRMSHLFRDRPETGAERGASAIEHVIKYGDKHLKPPTNTLNYFQYTLGEYWFVVFTFTSVVICGMVTLFKCICCRTSAVAVSFTEKSD from the coding sequence ATGGAGCTTTTGGTGTTTTTTGCCCTGATCCAGATGGCACTAACGTCGAACATCCTGATGACGTTCACACCGATAACAAGTCACTGCATGGAAATGGCTGCCATTGGCAACGAACTGATCAAAAGGGGTCATAGTGTGTCGGCCTACGTTCCCAACTTCTTCAATACAAGATATTGTTTTCAGAATTCAGAGATTCGTATCATCAAATTTGATGTGAGCGCGACCAATGCGGCTCTTTACCAAGCGACTATCAGTACCGTAGAGAAAAACGTGGTGACCAGAGACAAGGGAATCGTGCAGGCTATTCTGGAAGTAGCCAGGGCGGTGGATATCGTCTGCGACGGTCAACTCTCAAACCGGAACCAGCTGGACGAGTTCAAACAGGCCGGATATGATGTGTTCATGACAGAGGGTCTCCCTTACACACGCTGCTACCACCTCGTCCCCTACTACATGGGCGTCCGCACTGTGTCGGTCAGCAGTTACATCGATGATTTCGGCAGTGGAGCTGCCTTTCAGCCCTACACGTACCCGCATCCTATTGGTTCGTACACAAACGAAATGACAGCTGTACAGAGACTTCTCAATGGTCTACACTACATTATTCTAACTCTGACCAGTCCAATTATTAAACCTTCGTTTGATGCGAGTAAACATGGCGAACCTTTCAAGAGTGTTGATCAACAAATGCTGCTTCAAAATTCGTCGTTGTATCTCGAGAATTCTGACTACATTGCTGATTATCCCAAAGCTAACTTCCCCAACTTCGTCCAGGTAGGGGGATTAACAGCACGCCCCTCAGCACATCTACCTAATGATCTGAAGTCATACCTCGACAACTCCAAAACTGGAGTCATTCTTGTTTCGTTTGGGAGTATGCTGAAAATCGCATCTTCTATCTTCACCAAACGTATAGTATCTGCTTTGAACGTACTCCCATATGACGTCATGTTAAAATTAGAGAGCAACTCGCAAGAAGGCAATGTGAAGATTGTAGACTGGATACCACAAAATGATGTTCTCGCCCATCCAAAAGTTCGACTGTTTGTGTCTCATTGTGGCAGAAATGGATTTTTTGAATCCTTATACCATTCTGTTCCCATCATATGCACGCCTTTGAATGTTGACGCCTTTCAAACGGCAATTAAAGTCAAACATCACAGAATTGGGACATCAATGGACATTATAACTTCCACATCACAGGAAATAGTTACCACTATAAAATCCGTGTTGAACGACTCATCCATCGCTTCCAATATGCGGCGGATGTCTCATCTCTTCAGGGACAGACCGGAAACAGGGGCGGAAAGAGGGGCGAGCGCCATAGAGCACGTGATCAAATATGGGGACAAACATCTTAAGCCACCCACCAACACACTGAACTATTTTCAGTACACACTGGGTGAATACTGGTTTGTAGTTTTCACTTTCACCTCGGTGGTAATATGTGGTATGGTGACGCTGTTTAAATGCATCTGCTGTAGAACCTCTGCTGTTGCGGTGTCCTTTACTGAAAAATCGGACTAA